Proteins encoded together in one Ptiloglossa arizonensis isolate GNS036 chromosome 9, iyPtiAriz1_principal, whole genome shotgun sequence window:
- the LOC143150956 gene encoding uncharacterized protein LOC143150956 isoform X3, giving the protein MFNVKTPKRTYYLVAESEADMNKWVDAVCQVCGLKAYTQDEEQQCQMFQFETQESPPISPTSTISGPYIPISECISGRRLNDTSSLNSALGQGPEHYDAPRRLAPSPPRSPTTTDAESVFTDDEWTAPVPSVNWETFPSSGESKQPQSSSDAEIGSWSVRKRFGKLRIVDSAVPPSAEKLPAPPRPPKPPHMLPENPGHNYLNLDGATESSKPTTPATPAPSTPATATVTDESYDFPRSHQPGQAPDTNTIDQSSKHFYSNAAPSIIEETRVFRYDFQEDEPSSPRSESSTTATYSNLPSPLVRDNSTSVPTTMAPPPPVVYRELKPGRKTSDSTSIISNEPSPGPIVPVLEMSSAEHSPAEPPSINRKLKPPLNKSPVEGTGPLQLASPPGRGRIRAAPSPTPPTHVHSNRHQSTSDEDNNAFDDKEEIYYYQDQNTFIPASNRRLVVLQYLDLDLEATESFTSSSLPPTQSPPNTTVYKTVDFLKTEAFNRTRQRVEEERKQCTDELA; this is encoded by the exons ATGTTCAATGTTAAGACACCAAAACGGACGTATTATCTAGTGGCAGAGAGCGAAGCTGATATGAACAAGTGGGTAGACGCGGTTTGTCAAGTGTGCGGGTTGAAGGCGTATACGCAAGACGAAGAACAGCAATGTCAAA TGTTCCAGTTCGAAACACAAGAATCCCCACCCATTTCACCTACTAGCACCATTTCTGGTCCTTACATTCCTATTAGCGAATGCATTTCTGGTCGTCGCTTAAACGACACCAGTTCTCTCAATTCGGCTCTCGGTCAAGGACCAGAACATTACGATGCACCAAGACGATTGGCTCCTTCTCCTCCTAGATCTCCAACAACGACCGACGCGGAGAGCGTCTTTACCGATGACGAATGGACTGCTCCTGTGCCTAGTGTCAACTGGGAAACGTTTCCTTCCTCGG GTGAATCCAAACAACCGCAAAGTTCGAGCGATGCGGAGATTGGTTCCTGGAGCGTTAGAAAACGATTTGGAAAGTTGAGAATCGTTGATTCTGCTGTACCGCCTTCCGCAGAGAAGTTACCAGCACCTCCTAGACCACCAAAACCTCCGCACATGTTACCTGAAAATCCTggtcataattatttaaatttagatgGTGCTACCGAAAGCTCAAAACCTACTACCCCAGCCACCCCTGCACCATCGACACCCGCGACTGCAACCGTAACAGATGAATCCTATGATTTTCCAAGATCTCATCAACCGGGACAAGCACCCGATACAAATACGATCGATCAATCTTCTAAACATTTTTACTCGAACGCCGCCCCTAGCATTATTGAAGAAACGCGTGTGTTTCGGTACGACTTTCAAGAAGATGAACCATCGAGTCCTCGCTCCGAAAGTTCAACGACTGCTACGTATTCGAATTTACCAAGTCCTCTTGTTCGAGATAATTCGACATCTGTACCAACGACAATGGCACCGCCACCACCAGTTGTTTACAGAGAATTAAAGCCAGGGAGAAAAACTAGTGACTCTACATCAATTATTAGTAATGAACCTTCACCAGGACCAATAGTGCCAGTCCTAGAAATGAGTTCTGCGGAACATTCACCCGCTGAACCGCCGAGTATTAACAGAAAGCTCAAACCACCGTTAAATAAATCTCCCGTGGAAGGTACAG GACCTCTCCAATTAGCTTCTCCACCTGGAAGAGGAAGAATTAGAGCAGCCCCTAGTCCAACGCCTCCGACTCATGTACACTCAAATAGACATCAGTCAACATCGGACGAAGATAATAACGCTTTTGATGATAAAGAAGAG aTATACTATTATCAGGATCAAAATACGTTCATTCCTGCTTCGAATCGGCGTCTTGTTGTTTTGCAATATTTAGATCTTGATTTggaagcaacagaaagttttacgTCTTCGAGCTTACCCCCGACTCAATCTCCACCAAATACGACGGTATACAAAACAGTGGATTTCTTGAAAACCGAAGCATTTAATCGTACCCGTCAACGAGTCGAAGAGGAAAGGAAACAATGCACGGACGAACTTGCTTAG
- the LOC143150956 gene encoding uncharacterized protein LOC143150956 isoform X2: MEVLKTSQEIVHEGWLIKSPPTKLWRARWRKRWFALRHSGELPGQYFLEYYTDRPCRKLKGRIDLDQCEQVDAGLRFENRKQKYQYMFNVKTPKRTYYLVAESEADMNKWVDAVCQVCGLKAYTQDEEQQCQMFQFETQESPPISPTSTISGPYIPISECISGRRLNDTSSLNSALGQGPEHYDAPRRLAPSPPRSPTTTDAESVFTDDEWTAPVPSVNWETFPSSGESKQPQSSSDAEIGSWSVRKRFGKLRIVDSAVPPSAEKLPAPPRPPKPPHMLPENPGHNYLNLDGATESSKPTTPATPAPSTPATATVTDESYDFPRSHQPGQAPDTNTIDQSSKHFYSNAAPSIIEETRVFRYDFQEDEPSSPRSESSTTATYSNLPSPLVRDNSTSVPTTMAPPPPVVYRELKPGRKTSDSTSIISNEPSPGPIVPVLEMSSAEHSPAEPPSINRKLKPPLNKSPVEGPLQLASPPGRGRIRAAPSPTPPTHVHSNRHQSTSDEDNNAFDDKEEIYYYQDQNTFIPASNRRLVVLQYLDLDLEATESFTSSSLPPTQSPPNTTVYKTVDFLKTEAFNRTRQRVEEERKQCTDELA; the protein is encoded by the exons ATGGAGGTGCTCAAAACCAGCCAGGAGATAGTGCATGAAGGTTGGCTCATTAAATCGCCACCCACAAAACTTTGGCGAGCG CGATGGAGGAAAAGGTGGTTTGCTCTTCGACATAGTGGAGAATTACCTGGACAATACTTCTTGGAGTATTACACCGATAGACCTTGTAGGAAATTGAAAGGCCGTATTGATCTCGATCAATGTGAACAG GTAGATGCAGGGCTAAGATTCGAGAACCGAAAGCAAAAGTATCAATACATGTTCAATGTTAAGACACCAAAACGGACGTATTATCTAGTGGCAGAGAGCGAAGCTGATATGAACAAGTGGGTAGACGCGGTTTGTCAAGTGTGCGGGTTGAAGGCGTATACGCAAGACGAAGAACAGCAATGTCAAA TGTTCCAGTTCGAAACACAAGAATCCCCACCCATTTCACCTACTAGCACCATTTCTGGTCCTTACATTCCTATTAGCGAATGCATTTCTGGTCGTCGCTTAAACGACACCAGTTCTCTCAATTCGGCTCTCGGTCAAGGACCAGAACATTACGATGCACCAAGACGATTGGCTCCTTCTCCTCCTAGATCTCCAACAACGACCGACGCGGAGAGCGTCTTTACCGATGACGAATGGACTGCTCCTGTGCCTAGTGTCAACTGGGAAACGTTTCCTTCCTCGG GTGAATCCAAACAACCGCAAAGTTCGAGCGATGCGGAGATTGGTTCCTGGAGCGTTAGAAAACGATTTGGAAAGTTGAGAATCGTTGATTCTGCTGTACCGCCTTCCGCAGAGAAGTTACCAGCACCTCCTAGACCACCAAAACCTCCGCACATGTTACCTGAAAATCCTggtcataattatttaaatttagatgGTGCTACCGAAAGCTCAAAACCTACTACCCCAGCCACCCCTGCACCATCGACACCCGCGACTGCAACCGTAACAGATGAATCCTATGATTTTCCAAGATCTCATCAACCGGGACAAGCACCCGATACAAATACGATCGATCAATCTTCTAAACATTTTTACTCGAACGCCGCCCCTAGCATTATTGAAGAAACGCGTGTGTTTCGGTACGACTTTCAAGAAGATGAACCATCGAGTCCTCGCTCCGAAAGTTCAACGACTGCTACGTATTCGAATTTACCAAGTCCTCTTGTTCGAGATAATTCGACATCTGTACCAACGACAATGGCACCGCCACCACCAGTTGTTTACAGAGAATTAAAGCCAGGGAGAAAAACTAGTGACTCTACATCAATTATTAGTAATGAACCTTCACCAGGACCAATAGTGCCAGTCCTAGAAATGAGTTCTGCGGAACATTCACCCGCTGAACCGCCGAGTATTAACAGAAAGCTCAAACCACCGTTAAATAAATCTCCCGTGGAAG GACCTCTCCAATTAGCTTCTCCACCTGGAAGAGGAAGAATTAGAGCAGCCCCTAGTCCAACGCCTCCGACTCATGTACACTCAAATAGACATCAGTCAACATCGGACGAAGATAATAACGCTTTTGATGATAAAGAAGAG aTATACTATTATCAGGATCAAAATACGTTCATTCCTGCTTCGAATCGGCGTCTTGTTGTTTTGCAATATTTAGATCTTGATTTggaagcaacagaaagttttacgTCTTCGAGCTTACCCCCGACTCAATCTCCACCAAATACGACGGTATACAAAACAGTGGATTTCTTGAAAACCGAAGCATTTAATCGTACCCGTCAACGAGTCGAAGAGGAAAGGAAACAATGCACGGACGAACTTGCTTAG
- the LOC143150956 gene encoding uncharacterized protein LOC143150956 isoform X1 — MEVLKTSQEIVHEGWLIKSPPTKLWRARWRKRWFALRHSGELPGQYFLEYYTDRPCRKLKGRIDLDQCEQVDAGLRFENRKQKYQYMFNVKTPKRTYYLVAESEADMNKWVDAVCQVCGLKAYTQDEEQQCQMFQFETQESPPISPTSTISGPYIPISECISGRRLNDTSSLNSALGQGPEHYDAPRRLAPSPPRSPTTTDAESVFTDDEWTAPVPSVNWETFPSSGESKQPQSSSDAEIGSWSVRKRFGKLRIVDSAVPPSAEKLPAPPRPPKPPHMLPENPGHNYLNLDGATESSKPTTPATPAPSTPATATVTDESYDFPRSHQPGQAPDTNTIDQSSKHFYSNAAPSIIEETRVFRYDFQEDEPSSPRSESSTTATYSNLPSPLVRDNSTSVPTTMAPPPPVVYRELKPGRKTSDSTSIISNEPSPGPIVPVLEMSSAEHSPAEPPSINRKLKPPLNKSPVEGTGPLQLASPPGRGRIRAAPSPTPPTHVHSNRHQSTSDEDNNAFDDKEEIYYYQDQNTFIPASNRRLVVLQYLDLDLEATESFTSSSLPPTQSPPNTTVYKTVDFLKTEAFNRTRQRVEEERKQCTDELA; from the exons ATGGAGGTGCTCAAAACCAGCCAGGAGATAGTGCATGAAGGTTGGCTCATTAAATCGCCACCCACAAAACTTTGGCGAGCG CGATGGAGGAAAAGGTGGTTTGCTCTTCGACATAGTGGAGAATTACCTGGACAATACTTCTTGGAGTATTACACCGATAGACCTTGTAGGAAATTGAAAGGCCGTATTGATCTCGATCAATGTGAACAG GTAGATGCAGGGCTAAGATTCGAGAACCGAAAGCAAAAGTATCAATACATGTTCAATGTTAAGACACCAAAACGGACGTATTATCTAGTGGCAGAGAGCGAAGCTGATATGAACAAGTGGGTAGACGCGGTTTGTCAAGTGTGCGGGTTGAAGGCGTATACGCAAGACGAAGAACAGCAATGTCAAA TGTTCCAGTTCGAAACACAAGAATCCCCACCCATTTCACCTACTAGCACCATTTCTGGTCCTTACATTCCTATTAGCGAATGCATTTCTGGTCGTCGCTTAAACGACACCAGTTCTCTCAATTCGGCTCTCGGTCAAGGACCAGAACATTACGATGCACCAAGACGATTGGCTCCTTCTCCTCCTAGATCTCCAACAACGACCGACGCGGAGAGCGTCTTTACCGATGACGAATGGACTGCTCCTGTGCCTAGTGTCAACTGGGAAACGTTTCCTTCCTCGG GTGAATCCAAACAACCGCAAAGTTCGAGCGATGCGGAGATTGGTTCCTGGAGCGTTAGAAAACGATTTGGAAAGTTGAGAATCGTTGATTCTGCTGTACCGCCTTCCGCAGAGAAGTTACCAGCACCTCCTAGACCACCAAAACCTCCGCACATGTTACCTGAAAATCCTggtcataattatttaaatttagatgGTGCTACCGAAAGCTCAAAACCTACTACCCCAGCCACCCCTGCACCATCGACACCCGCGACTGCAACCGTAACAGATGAATCCTATGATTTTCCAAGATCTCATCAACCGGGACAAGCACCCGATACAAATACGATCGATCAATCTTCTAAACATTTTTACTCGAACGCCGCCCCTAGCATTATTGAAGAAACGCGTGTGTTTCGGTACGACTTTCAAGAAGATGAACCATCGAGTCCTCGCTCCGAAAGTTCAACGACTGCTACGTATTCGAATTTACCAAGTCCTCTTGTTCGAGATAATTCGACATCTGTACCAACGACAATGGCACCGCCACCACCAGTTGTTTACAGAGAATTAAAGCCAGGGAGAAAAACTAGTGACTCTACATCAATTATTAGTAATGAACCTTCACCAGGACCAATAGTGCCAGTCCTAGAAATGAGTTCTGCGGAACATTCACCCGCTGAACCGCCGAGTATTAACAGAAAGCTCAAACCACCGTTAAATAAATCTCCCGTGGAAGGTACAG GACCTCTCCAATTAGCTTCTCCACCTGGAAGAGGAAGAATTAGAGCAGCCCCTAGTCCAACGCCTCCGACTCATGTACACTCAAATAGACATCAGTCAACATCGGACGAAGATAATAACGCTTTTGATGATAAAGAAGAG aTATACTATTATCAGGATCAAAATACGTTCATTCCTGCTTCGAATCGGCGTCTTGTTGTTTTGCAATATTTAGATCTTGATTTggaagcaacagaaagttttacgTCTTCGAGCTTACCCCCGACTCAATCTCCACCAAATACGACGGTATACAAAACAGTGGATTTCTTGAAAACCGAAGCATTTAATCGTACCCGTCAACGAGTCGAAGAGGAAAGGAAACAATGCACGGACGAACTTGCTTAG